One window of Canis lupus baileyi chromosome 21, mCanLup2.hap1, whole genome shotgun sequence genomic DNA carries:
- the LOC140613251 gene encoding uncharacterized protein, translating into MTPDQGDASRSLTDKTRVRGHGVSSSELGDQIPGEMLTPSSRASRGGDSLAVRQQYKCPSLLGDELVPWLQAVKNITFQCLLEKSTAAPQQEEKQRKGKQLSPVEMHFQIQDGPSTLWGGGHAETRLEQPAVVVAREKSSASLLCTANVKASYIHWYRYQEGKGLQRLLHLAMFQSDVQWDSVLEADKVTAIETKDGYSCTLLVLKLEKSDEGMYYCAAWRAHSHSLCPGPPCKKVTDSGPFRPGTFHSVWVSGVVLGSALSNQTLAGTPSAGRALEAKEPLVLSVAQTQGAVQPGGTFLQIVRSKYF; encoded by the exons ATGACCCCTGACCAGGGTGATGCCAGCAGGAGCCTGACTGACAAAACGAGGGTCAGGGGACATGGGGTGTCAAGCTCT GAACTGGGAGATCAGATTCCCGGGGAAATGCTGACACCCAGCAGCAGAGCCTCGAGGGGTGGGGACAGCCTTGCTGTTCGGCAGCAGTACAAGTGCCCGTCACTGTTGGGGGATGAATTAGTGCCGTGGCTGCAAGCAGTG aaaaatataacctTTCAGTGTCTCTTGGAGAAAAGCACAGCTGCACCAcagcaggaagagaagcagaggaaaggaaaacaattgTCACCTGTTGAAATGCATTTCCAGATCCAGGATGGACCCTCTACACTCTGGGGTG GTGGCCATGCGGAGACCAGGCTGGAGCAGCCTGCTGTAGTCGTGGCACGTGAGAAAAGCTCAGCCTCCCTGCTGTGCACAGCCAATGTCAAGGCCAGCTATATCCACTGGTACCGCTACCAGGAAGGAAAAGGGCTCCAGAGGCTCCTCCACCTGGCCATGTTCCAATCAGATGTGCAGTGGGATTCGGTCCTGGAAGCAGACAAAGTCACCGCCATAGAGACCAAGGATGGCTACAGCTGTACCCTGTTGGTGCTGAAGCTGGAGAAGAGCGATGAGGGCATGTACTACTGTGCTGCCTGGAGAGCACACAGCCACTCACTCTGCCCTGGTCCCCCATGCAAAAAGGTCACTGACTCCGGGCCCTTCAGGCCTGGCACCTTCCACAGCGTTTGGGTTTCTGGAGTTGTTCTGGGGTCAGCCCTCAGCAACCAGACTCTGGCGGGCACCCCCTCAGCAGGTAGAGCCCTGGAGGCTAAGGAGCCCCTGGTGCTCAGTGTCGCTCAGACCCAGGGAGCTGTCCAGCCTGGAGGGACTTTTCTACAGATTGTCAGGAGCAAATACTTCTGA